In the genome of Neodiprion pinetum isolate iyNeoPine1 chromosome 2, iyNeoPine1.2, whole genome shotgun sequence, one region contains:
- the LOC124211997 gene encoding uncharacterized protein: MAPTIKRTPVKTRSRITNKPRRSEPDISKAGNSQIRNNTGEMEGELERLKEEMASFAGLRNAIEQLQAQQATNAQLANEVALLKLQNEQQRQALQQIQNPVQQPVTNNDQISVKMCEGRV, encoded by the exons ATGGCACCAACGATTAAAAGAACACCTGTTAAAACTAGGTCAAGGATCACAAATAAACCAAGGAGGTCAGAACCTGACATATCAAAAGCAGGCAATAGtcaaatacgaaataatacaGGCGAGATGGAGGGAGAACTGGAGCGTTTGAAGGAGGAAATGGCGAGTTTCGCGGGTTTACGAAATGCGATTGAACAGCTACAGGCACAACAAGCAACTAACGCACAGCTGGCAAACGAAGTCGCATTGTTGAAGCTCCAGAACGAACAACAAAGACAGGCTCTTCAACAGATACAGAATCCAGTTCAACAACCAGTTACCAATAACGATCAAATATCG gttAAAATGTGTGAAGGAAGAGTGTAA
- the LOC124212275 gene encoding uncharacterized protein, which yields MTIDEYIERQTDLFRRICRTLENLRKLGEAKTTLGQVQSRLDALNSNWLKFQGMHETVDQIRIAAKGDQLDAIKRLSYFAKDYYGQCEEQYLNAKGEMLDLLETLKTLSAPIVPTAVAPQLTTGGASKRLPRIELPTFSSNYSDWKSFHDLFTSIVRENLQLSEVEKLHYLKTSLTDKPSQLIKNIALTAENFPRAWETLVSRYENKRLLTDSHLATLCGIPRVTKKSSSELKSLHSNTCEALGALELLDSPEKSGDHIIVHMTIRKLDPASLEEWEKSVSEKLVPPSFAELKAFLIGRIHTLEAVEQAHAHNQIATSKPHSSQGRSNSQTTRSHTSQSKEQSCTCCKGNHYIAFCSTFRDKSLDQKREVVSAKKLCFNCLGPHQQKDCRSNKTCRVCNGRHHSLLHRNSSLISTAANSGTSQGQAAVEQPAVQNAPISNSAPQVSNHSAQPTMIKRSSVLLATVQLIAWNPETGERIIARALLDQGSESSFVTESLVQQLRPRRHQATIPIIGVGAHQSAVTRGIATLQLQSRAHTSFSCQAEALVLPRLTSYLPSRRLLVEDWPHLRELNLADPSFAHPSQIDVILGADIYSNIIGQGVRRGAPGTSIAQETQFGWVLSGCVSEEAASPSYGAIQGFQCSLDHELLDLVQQFWKQEEVSKLFALTSEEERCEQHFRETVSRTASGRYVVRLPLKDNSVELGNSRNPAHQILLRLEKRFGSDAKLKEAYLSFLREYCELGHMRRVINIPEDNSRVFYLPHHGVVRDSSSTTKLRVVFNGSQRTNFRLSLNDNLLVGPKVQTDLADVLLRWRQYPVAFSSNIVKMYRQVLVHNDDQDFQRILWREEPELPIEEYQLTTVTYGLASAPYLAIHVFINSFRTKVSSIPLRATSFSETRTSTTSSQEQTTLIKVARKSMNSINCSRRAAMNFKSGLQATQKLSLTFLETIKRSRCI from the coding sequence TGCACGAGACAGTCGATCAAATTAGAATCGCAGCAAAAGGTGATCAACTCGACGCTATCAAAAGACTTTCGTATTTCGCGAAAGACTATTACGGACAGTGCGAAGAGCAATACTTGAACGCGAAGGGAGAGATGCTCGATCTACTCGAAACTCTCAAGACTCTATCGGCACCGATCGTGCCAACAGCCGTAGCCCCCCAACTCACAACTGGAGGAGCCTCAAAACGGCTACCACGCATCGAATTGCCTACGTTCTCGAGCAATTACTCAGACTGGAAGTCTTTCCACGACCTCTTCACATCAATCGTTCGCGAAAATTTGCAACTCTCGGAAGTGGAAAAACTGCACTACCTAAAAACAAGTCTTACCGATAAACCGTCACAACTCATTAAAAACATCGCTCTTACCGCTGAAAACTTCCCTCGAGCCTGGGAAACTCTCGTATCGCGGTACGAAAACAAGAGACTGTTGACGGATTCTCATCTCGCGACACTTTGCGGGATTCCTCGTGTCACGAAAAAATCGTCATCGGAACTAAAAAGCTTGCACAGCAACACTTGCGAAGCTCTTGGCGCGCTCGAACTTCTCGATAGTCCCGAGAAATCAGGGGATCACATCATCGTGCACATGACGATTCGCAAGCTCGACCCAGCATCTTTAGAAGAGTGGGAAAAAAGTGTCAGCGAGAAACTCGTGCCCCCCTCGTTTGCGGAGCTCAAGGCGTTTCTCATCGGTCGCATCCACACCCTCGAAGCCGTAGAGCAAGCTCATGCTCACAATCAAATCGCGACGTCGAAACCGCACTCATCGCAAGGAAGGTCAAATTCTCAGACGACAAGGTCACATACGTCGCAATCAAAGGAACAGTCGTGTACTTGTTGCAAAGGCAACCACTACATCGCGTTCTGTTCGACCTTTCGCGACAAGTCTCTCGATCAAAAAAGGGAAGTGGTTTCTGCGAAAAAGCTTTGCTTCAATTGTCTCGGTCCACATCAGCAGAAGGACTGTCGATCCAACAAAACGTGTCGCGTGTGCAACGGTCGACATCATTCCTTGCTGCATCGAAACTCTTCCTTAATCTCGACAGCTGCCAACAGCGGCACATCTCAAGGACAGGCTGCAGTAGAGCAACCTGCAGTGCAGAACGCACCGATCTCGAACAGCGCCCCTCAGGTGAGCAACCACTCAGCTCAGCCTACAATGATCAAGCGCTCTTCAGTTCTTCTCGCCACAGTGCAATTGATCGCCTGGAATCCGGAGACTGGAGAAAGAATCATCGCTCGCGCTCTACTCGATCAAGGATCCGAAAGTTCATTCGTCACGGAGTCGCTAGTGCAACAATTGCGACCACGTCGGCATCAAGCAACGATACCGATCATTGGCGTCGGAGCTCATCAATCGGCAGTGACTCGCGGCATCGCGACATTGCAACTCCAATCTCGTGCTCACACCTCGTTCTCGTGTCAGGCGGAGGCACTCGTGCTTCCACGACTCACATCGTATCTACCCTCACGTCGACTTCTCGTCGAAGACTGGCCTCATCTACGAGAACTCAACCTCGCGGATCCAAGCTTTGCACATCCCAGTCAAATCGACGTAATTCTCGGAGCTGACATCTACAGCAACATCATTGGTCAAGGAGTTCGAAGAGGAGCACCAGGAACATCAATCGCGCAAGAAACTCAGTTCGGTTGGGTCCTCTCCGGCTGCGTTTCAGAGGAAGCAGCAAGCCCCTCGTATGGCGCAATCCAAGGCTTCCAATGCTCCCTCGATCACGAACTGCTCGATCTCGTGCAGCAGTTTTGGAAGCAGGAAGAAGTGTCGAAACTTTTTGCACTAACTTCCGAAGAAGAGCGTTGCGAGCAACACTTTCGCGAAACGGTTTCTCGAACTGCGTCCGGTCGTTACGTAGTTCGGCTGCCGCTCAAGGACAATTCGGTAGAGCTCGGCAACTCGCGGAATCCCGCGCATCAAATACTCCTTCGTTTGGAGAAACGGTTCGGTAGCGACGCGAAACTCAAGGAAGCTTACTTGAGCTTCCTTCGTGAATATTGTGAACTCGGGCACATGCGTCGTGTTATCAATATACCTGAAGACAATTCCCGCGTGTTTTATCTTCCCCATCACGGTGTAGTTCGTGACAGCAGTTCAACAACAAAGTTGCGTGTCGTGTTCAACGGGTCTCAAAGAACCAACTTCAGACTCTCTCTCAATGACAATCTTCTCGTCGGTCCAAAAGTGCAAACCGACCTCGCGGACGTTCTCTTACGCTGGCGACAATATCCAGTCGCGTTCTCATCAAACATCGTCAAGATGTACCGACAAGTTTTGGTCCACAATGATGACCAAGATTTTCAGCGAATCCTCTGGAGGGAAGAACCAGAGCTACCGATTGAAGAATATCAACTGACTACGGTAACGTACGGTCTTGCAAGCGCTCCGTATCTCGCGATCCATGTCTTCATCAACTCGTTCAGGACGAAGGTAAGCAGTATTCCTTTGCGAGCCACATCATTCTCGGAAACACGTACGTCGACGACATCCTCTCAGGAGCAGACGACGTTGATCAAGGTCGCAAGAAAATCAATGAACTCAATCAATTGCTCAAGGCGGGCGGCAATGAACTTCAAAAGTGGACTTCAAGCCACCCAGAAACTCTCGTTGACATTTCTCGAAACCATCAAGAGATCGCGATGCATCTGA